From Bos mutus isolate GX-2022 chromosome 5, NWIPB_WYAK_1.1, whole genome shotgun sequence, one genomic window encodes:
- the LOC102264797 gene encoding LOW QUALITY PROTEIN: olfactory receptor 10AD1-like (The sequence of the model RefSeq protein was modified relative to this genomic sequence to represent the inferred CDS: substituted 1 base at 1 genomic stop codon): MELSLLYFSCPLSSSGSTPADLRNGSTVTEFILVGFEQSSPSTRALLFALFLALYSLAMTMNGLIIFITXTDPRLNSPMYFFLGHLSFLDVCFITTTIPQMLVHLTVKNHVVSFVSCMTQMYLVFCVGVAECILLAFMAYDRYVAICHPLSYAQIISQQVCVSLVSIAWSFGLINGILLEYMSFRNPFCRDNHIENFFCEAPIVIALSCGDPQFSLRVIFADAIVVLLSPIVLIVISYAHILASILGRNSSSGRGKTFSTCASHLTVVIFFYTSAMFSYMNPRSTHGPDKDKPFSLLYTIITPMCNPIIYSFRNKEMKGAMARALGRSSLSQAESV; encoded by the exons ATGGAA CTGTCTCTCTTGTACTTTTCCTGTCCTTTGTCCTCAAGTGGATCCACGCCAGCGGACCTAAGGAATGGCAGCACCGTGACTGAGTTTATCCTCGTGGGCTTTGAGCAGAGCTCCCCATCCACTCGGGCATTGCTCTTTGCCCTCTTCCTAGCCCTCTACAGCCTTGCCATGACCATGAATGGCCTCATCATCTTCATCACCTAGACAGACCCCAGGCTCAACagccccatgtacttcttccttggCCACCTGTCCTTCCTGGATGTCTgcttcatcaccaccaccatcccacaGATGCTGGTCCACCTGACAGTGAAGAACCATGTTGTCTCCTTTGTCTCTTGCATGACCCAGATGTACTTGGTCTTCTGTGTGGGTGTGGCTGAGTGCATCCTCTTGGCTTTCATGGCCTATGACCGTTATGTTGCCATCTGCCACCCACTTAGCTATGCCCAGATCATAAGCCAGCAGGTCTGCGTGAGCCTGGTGAGTATTGCCTGGTCCTTTGGGCTTATCAATGGCATCTTACTTGAGTATATGTCATTCCGGAATCCCTTCTGCAGAGACAACCACATAGAAAACTTCTTCTGTGAGGCCCCCATAGTGATTGCTCTCTCCTGTGGAGACCCCCAGTTTAGTCTGAGAGTCATCTTTGCCGATGCCATTGTGGTGCTGCTCAGCCCCATAGTGCTCATCGTCATCTCCTATGCCCACATCCTGGCCTCCATCCTGGGCAGGAACTCCTCCTCTGGTCGAGGCAAGACCTTCTCTACTTGTGCCTCCCATCTGACCGTGGTCATCTTTTTCTACACCTCGGCCATGTTCTCTTACATGAACCCCCGCAGCACACACGGTCCTGACAAAGACAAGCCTTTCTCCCTCCTCTACACCATCATCACCCCCATGTGCAACCCCATCATCTACAGTTTCcgaaacaaagaaatgaagggGGCCATGGCGAGGGCCCTTGGGAGAAGCAGCCTTTCCCAGGCAGAGTCTGTCTAG